Proteins from a genomic interval of Rhodothermus marinus:
- a CDS encoding helix-turn-helix transcriptional regulator, with amino-acid sequence MIDYVLLGLLAPGPRHAYALYRELRRSDGLWLVWRLKLPRLYAILDRLERTGLIRSETVPQPRRPARRVFRLTPDGEARYRQWRTEPVRRGRDIRQLFLAKLYLARRDGPEVARTLLQNQRDLCRQWLDELRTAAPPVDDFARAVWRYRVLHIETLLTWLDDVETTLA; translated from the coding sequence ATGATCGACTACGTGCTGCTGGGCCTGCTGGCGCCGGGTCCGCGACATGCCTACGCGCTCTACCGGGAGCTGCGGCGATCGGACGGCCTGTGGCTGGTCTGGCGTCTGAAACTGCCCCGGCTCTACGCCATCCTGGACCGGCTGGAGCGGACCGGCCTGATCCGCTCGGAGACGGTGCCCCAGCCGCGACGTCCGGCGCGCCGGGTCTTCCGACTGACGCCCGACGGCGAAGCCCGCTACCGGCAATGGCGGACGGAGCCCGTCCGCCGCGGCCGCGACATCCGACAACTGTTTCTGGCCAAACTTTACCTGGCCCGCCGTGACGGACCGGAGGTCGCCCGCACGCTCCTGCAGAACCAGCGCGATCTGTGCCGGCAATGGCTGGATGAGTTGCGGACGGCCGCACCGCCTGTGGACGATTTCGCCCGGGCCGTGTGGCGCTACCGGGTGTTGCACATCGAAACGCTCCTGACCTGGCTGGACGATGTGGAAACGACGCTGGCCTGA
- a CDS encoding threonine synthase has translation MQPVSEYVDRLVCSACGAAFAPESLHTVCTHCGKPLLVSYRLEALRGRFRPELLAGRVRSLWRYAEVLPVPFDAARSLGEGWTPLLPQPRVGRLLGMPNLYVKDESLNPGGSFKARGLVMAVAAAALRGVQQVGLASAGNAAGALALYAARMGLSAIVFLPEETPEPAVWECRLAGAQVHQVPGTIAEAGAAFEAYRREHPGVFSVATLREPYRVEGKKTMGYELFEQLGGRLPDVILYPTGGGTGLIGMWKAFDEMEALGWIGPERPRMVAVQAAGCAPIVRAFQEGRETADFWENAQTLAAGLRVPKALGDFLILRALRESSGTAVAVEDTEMLDAMARWAQAEGVLAASEGAATLAALLRLREAGWVQPGETVVLFNTASAHKYPAVVQRVLLR, from the coding sequence ATGCAACCTGTGAGCGAATACGTCGACCGGTTGGTCTGCAGTGCCTGTGGGGCGGCATTTGCGCCCGAGTCGTTGCACACGGTCTGCACGCATTGTGGTAAGCCGCTGTTGGTATCCTATCGGCTGGAAGCGCTTCGCGGTCGATTCCGGCCCGAACTGCTTGCCGGGCGCGTGCGCAGCCTCTGGCGTTATGCCGAGGTGCTTCCGGTACCGTTCGACGCCGCCCGCAGTCTGGGCGAGGGCTGGACGCCGCTGCTTCCACAGCCCCGGGTGGGCCGCCTGCTGGGCATGCCGAACCTGTACGTGAAGGACGAGAGCCTGAATCCGGGCGGGAGCTTCAAGGCGCGTGGACTGGTCATGGCCGTGGCGGCCGCAGCGCTCCGGGGCGTGCAGCAGGTGGGACTGGCTTCGGCGGGCAACGCGGCCGGTGCGCTGGCGCTGTATGCGGCCCGGATGGGGTTGTCGGCCATCGTCTTTTTACCGGAGGAAACGCCGGAGCCGGCCGTGTGGGAGTGCCGACTGGCCGGGGCGCAGGTGCATCAGGTGCCCGGCACCATCGCCGAGGCGGGGGCGGCTTTCGAAGCGTACCGCCGAGAGCATCCCGGCGTGTTCAGTGTGGCGACGCTTCGTGAGCCCTATCGCGTGGAAGGCAAAAAGACGATGGGCTACGAGCTGTTCGAGCAACTGGGTGGACGACTCCCGGACGTGATTCTCTATCCCACCGGTGGCGGTACCGGCCTGATTGGCATGTGGAAGGCGTTCGATGAAATGGAAGCGCTGGGGTGGATCGGTCCGGAGCGGCCGCGCATGGTGGCCGTACAGGCGGCCGGATGTGCGCCGATCGTGCGGGCCTTTCAGGAAGGGCGTGAAACGGCGGACTTCTGGGAAAACGCGCAGACGCTGGCGGCCGGACTCCGCGTGCCGAAGGCGCTGGGCGACTTTCTCATCCTTCGGGCGCTCCGCGAAAGCAGCGGTACGGCGGTGGCCGTGGAGGATACCGAGATGCTGGACGCCATGGCACGCTGGGCCCAGGCCGAAGGCGTGCTGGCCGCATCGGAGGGCGCCGCCACGCTGGCCGCGCTGCTCCGGCTTCGGGAAGCCGGGTGGGTGCAGCCCGGAGAGACCGTCGTACTCTTCAACACGGCCTCGGCGCACAAGTATCCGGCTGTGGTACAACGGGTACTGTTGCGGTAG
- a CDS encoding alpha-amylase family glycosyl hydrolase: MYRYLLMLLLAGLTLQAQAQHDVMMQAFYWDVPVDAAAKNGFWWDTLAAKAPELAAAGITAIWVPPPSKGNFGIYDMGYGIYDHFDLGNYNQKGTVETRFGSRDELLKMVQTMHAYGIEVYADIVLNHIFGGPDNLEPNPAVKQYVFDEAIRDPDGDGHYDQFSPYPTNEIIWRIPDAEPGDYYIKIKGYWLPCSDPKGERGYDLYINWDGSPDQPNSPDNANWEYEPNDGNGQYNDFPGSGKHIWAHIDPCGDVDEYKITLTETHTIEIRLEARREVYNPFDFVPTDQRRGYYPFEIWHNGQNLAPTALQAWTYTGITYVTHTGPGEANWSWNYSHFHPVDDRDYLGWPGTDEVIPNTKFFGNDLNTFDPVVQDRLITWGQWLTNTVGFDGYRLDFVRGYQPEFAAAWINNMPRRSDGSQRFVVAEYWGGKAAIKNWVTTVESLGADADAFDFPLKATLTDMANWNGADWDMSWLNHAGLVRDNGGNNLSGLQVVTFVENHDTGKEHDKWLWRDWDMAYAYILFAEGRPTIFYPHFYGIPQHDHSDPGITVQAPASLRQDIIRLINLRRNYLGGTMVVLSEVGNPWPSAEVADVFVARRGGNGTRSGAILVLNDHETDTKGLWVDSSPTGWPNWAGKDLINPETGETTHIYDDGRVYVWAPPRDYAIWVLQEEYDAGLLAADTGEPCTLAQIASQTVSGNQGVATFYSPDGIRELQFTLLDNLTVVSVQGAGGERFSPVEGGRYTLDDGQEPPVYVEVVFQQVDPAVSHGTYYAVVGSMCPYEEDGLLEANLDPSLRFENRPQHFRWEGPAPNPFVGQTYFELALPEAAQVRLTVYDLLGRAVQQLTSGAFAAGHHRIAWNADGLAGGTYLVRMEARTADGQHYVQDRVVTLRR; the protein is encoded by the coding sequence ATGTATCGATACCTTCTGATGCTACTGCTGGCCGGTCTGACGCTCCAGGCGCAGGCCCAGCACGACGTCATGATGCAGGCCTTCTACTGGGACGTGCCGGTGGATGCCGCTGCAAAAAACGGCTTCTGGTGGGATACGCTGGCCGCGAAAGCTCCGGAACTGGCCGCAGCCGGCATCACGGCCATCTGGGTGCCCCCGCCTTCCAAGGGCAATTTTGGCATCTACGACATGGGATATGGCATCTACGACCACTTCGACCTGGGCAACTACAACCAGAAAGGCACGGTCGAGACCCGCTTCGGCAGTCGGGATGAGCTGCTGAAAATGGTCCAGACCATGCACGCCTATGGCATTGAGGTTTATGCCGACATCGTGCTCAATCACATCTTTGGCGGTCCTGACAATCTGGAGCCCAACCCGGCTGTCAAGCAATACGTCTTCGACGAAGCCATTCGCGACCCGGACGGTGACGGCCACTACGACCAGTTCAGCCCCTACCCGACCAACGAGATCATCTGGCGCATTCCAGATGCCGAGCCCGGCGACTACTACATCAAAATCAAAGGCTACTGGCTTCCCTGCAGCGATCCCAAGGGTGAACGGGGTTACGATCTTTACATCAACTGGGATGGCTCGCCCGACCAGCCCAACTCGCCCGACAACGCCAACTGGGAGTATGAGCCCAACGACGGCAACGGCCAGTACAACGACTTTCCGGGCTCCGGAAAGCACATCTGGGCGCACATTGACCCCTGCGGCGATGTCGACGAATACAAGATCACCCTGACGGAAACCCACACCATCGAAATACGCCTTGAGGCCCGGCGCGAAGTGTACAATCCTTTCGACTTCGTGCCCACCGATCAGCGACGGGGTTACTATCCCTTCGAAATCTGGCACAACGGCCAGAACCTGGCCCCGACGGCGCTGCAGGCCTGGACCTATACGGGCATCACGTACGTGACCCACACCGGACCCGGAGAGGCCAACTGGAGCTGGAATTACAGTCACTTCCACCCGGTGGACGATCGGGACTATCTGGGATGGCCGGGCACCGACGAGGTCATCCCCAACACCAAATTCTTCGGTAATGATCTGAACACCTTCGACCCGGTCGTGCAGGACCGGCTCATTACCTGGGGTCAGTGGCTCACCAATACGGTCGGATTCGATGGCTATCGCCTGGACTTTGTGCGCGGCTATCAGCCGGAGTTCGCCGCTGCCTGGATCAACAACATGCCCCGGCGTAGCGACGGCAGCCAGCGCTTTGTGGTGGCCGAGTACTGGGGCGGCAAGGCCGCCATCAAGAACTGGGTGACCACGGTCGAAAGCCTGGGCGCCGATGCCGATGCGTTCGACTTTCCGCTGAAGGCCACTCTGACCGACATGGCCAACTGGAACGGGGCCGACTGGGACATGAGCTGGCTGAACCACGCCGGGCTGGTGCGCGACAACGGCGGCAATAATCTCTCGGGCCTGCAGGTGGTCACCTTTGTGGAAAACCACGATACGGGAAAGGAGCACGACAAATGGCTCTGGCGCGACTGGGATATGGCCTATGCCTATATTCTGTTTGCCGAAGGGCGTCCCACCATTTTCTATCCACACTTCTACGGCATTCCGCAGCATGACCACAGTGATCCCGGCATCACAGTACAGGCGCCTGCCTCGCTGCGCCAGGACATTATCCGGCTGATTAACCTGCGCCGCAACTATCTGGGCGGTACCATGGTGGTGCTCAGCGAGGTGGGCAATCCCTGGCCGAGCGCCGAGGTGGCCGACGTGTTCGTGGCCCGACGCGGCGGTAACGGTACTCGCTCAGGGGCCATTCTGGTGCTGAACGATCATGAGACGGACACCAAAGGGCTCTGGGTGGATAGTTCGCCGACCGGCTGGCCGAACTGGGCCGGAAAAGACCTGATCAACCCGGAAACCGGCGAGACCACCCACATCTATGATGATGGCCGTGTGTATGTCTGGGCACCACCGCGTGACTACGCCATCTGGGTGCTACAGGAGGAATACGATGCTGGACTGCTGGCCGCTGATACTGGTGAGCCCTGTACACTGGCACAGATCGCCTCGCAGACCGTCTCCGGCAACCAGGGCGTGGCCACGTTCTATTCCCCCGATGGCATCCGGGAACTTCAGTTTACTCTGCTTGACAACCTGACGGTGGTTTCTGTGCAGGGCGCTGGTGGCGAGCGTTTCTCACCGGTTGAAGGCGGCAGGTACACGCTGGACGATGGCCAGGAGCCGCCGGTTTATGTCGAGGTGGTGTTTCAGCAGGTTGATCCGGCGGTTTCCCACGGTACCTACTATGCCGTGGTGGGATCGATGTGCCCCTACGAGGAGGACGGGTTGCTGGAAGCCAATCTGGATCCCTCCCTGCGCTTCGAAAATCGGCCACAGCATTTCCGATGGGAAGGACCGGCTCCCAATCCCTTTGTCGGGCAGACATACTTTGAGCTGGCGCTTCCCGAAGCGGCACAGGTGCGTCTGACGGTATATGATCTGCTGGGACGCGCCGTCCAGCAACTTACCAGTGGGGCGTTTGCGGCTGGCCATCATCGAATCGCATGGAACGCCGACGGACTGGCCGGGGGCACCTACCTGGTGCGGATGGAGGCTCGGACCGCCGATGGCCAGCACTACGTACAGGATCGCGTGGTCACGCTGCGGCGGTAG
- a CDS encoding class I SAM-dependent methyltransferase yields MPRTAAFDQHAERYDAWFERYPAVYASELAAVRALWPPVREALEVGVGTGRFAVPLGIRYGVEPSSAMRRLAAARGVQVMDGVAEALPFPDRRFEAVLMVTTLCFVDDPRQALREAYRVLRPGGFLVIGFVDRDSPPGRRYLKRHRESPFYREARFFSASEIAALMQEVGFGELVWRQTLFSDPDTMTRPDPVREGYGAGAFVVVRGQRPPGSRIFAGR; encoded by the coding sequence ATGCCGCGCACGGCTGCCTTCGATCAGCACGCCGAGCGTTACGACGCCTGGTTTGAGCGGTATCCGGCGGTTTATGCCTCGGAGCTGGCGGCCGTTCGCGCGCTCTGGCCGCCGGTGCGGGAGGCTCTGGAGGTAGGCGTGGGGACCGGACGGTTCGCCGTGCCGCTCGGGATCCGCTACGGCGTGGAGCCGTCGTCGGCCATGCGACGACTGGCCGCAGCGCGGGGCGTGCAGGTGATGGACGGCGTGGCCGAGGCGTTGCCGTTTCCGGACCGGCGCTTCGAGGCCGTGCTGATGGTGACGACACTCTGCTTCGTGGATGATCCTCGACAGGCACTACGGGAAGCGTATCGTGTGCTCCGGCCCGGTGGATTTCTGGTGATCGGCTTTGTCGACCGGGACAGTCCGCCGGGCCGTCGCTACCTGAAGCGCCACCGCGAAAGTCCCTTTTATCGGGAAGCCCGCTTCTTCTCGGCATCGGAGATAGCCGCATTGATGCAGGAAGTCGGCTTTGGAGAACTGGTCTGGCGGCAGACGCTCTTTTCCGATCCCGACACGATGACCCGTCCGGATCCGGTACGGGAAGGCTATGGCGCGGGTGCTTTCGTAGTCGTGCGCGGGCAACGCCCGCCCGGATCCCGCATTTTTGCAGGGCGTTAG
- a CDS encoding TolC family protein encodes MRCHRLLGVLLLLGWWIPVLAQAQQVQRITFEEALRLALRRNPAIQQAANERERSEVGLASARSNFLPDLSLSISGSRDYGRNFVMDEGRVVDQTTHYFSSGISANLNLFNGFRDLNSVAQARFQVAASELNYARQRETVLFNVISTFLSLIEAREQVRIQEENLAAQRALLEQIEAFVQVGSRPVADLYQQQAQVAAAELELINARRNQQLQEANLIQLLQLDPFGSYEFVIPEVDTMALGTREYDVQALLQAALERRSDLRALEQQIEAAEYGVRVARSSYWPTISLRASYGSSYTDLAPLSFQDQFFDRNRRGSIGLSLSFPIFDRFTTRHNVQRARIELENTRLQLLQLRQEIATQVRQAYLDYETARQQYRAAQAQLQAARQALEAAQERYNVGSATLVELTQARATYVRAESDLVRARYTLVFRQKLIDYYVGTLVPELDVLR; translated from the coding sequence ATGCGTTGCCACAGGTTGCTCGGCGTGCTTCTGCTGCTCGGGTGGTGGATTCCCGTCCTGGCCCAGGCCCAGCAGGTGCAGCGCATCACGTTCGAGGAGGCGCTTCGGCTGGCTCTGCGGCGCAATCCGGCCATTCAACAGGCCGCCAACGAACGCGAGCGCAGCGAAGTCGGTCTGGCCAGTGCGCGCAGCAATTTTCTCCCGGACCTCAGCCTTTCGATCAGTGGCAGCCGCGACTACGGCCGCAACTTTGTCATGGACGAAGGCCGCGTCGTGGATCAGACCACCCATTACTTCAGCTCCGGCATTTCGGCCAACCTGAACCTGTTCAACGGCTTTCGGGACCTGAACTCGGTCGCGCAGGCACGCTTTCAGGTGGCCGCCAGCGAGCTGAACTATGCCCGCCAGCGCGAAACGGTGCTGTTCAACGTGATCTCAACGTTTCTCTCGCTCATCGAGGCACGCGAGCAGGTGCGCATTCAGGAAGAAAACCTGGCTGCGCAGCGGGCATTGCTCGAGCAGATCGAGGCGTTCGTGCAGGTGGGCAGCCGTCCGGTGGCCGATCTCTACCAGCAACAGGCCCAGGTGGCGGCCGCCGAGCTGGAGCTGATCAACGCCCGCCGTAACCAGCAACTGCAGGAGGCGAATTTGATCCAGCTCCTGCAGCTCGATCCGTTTGGATCCTACGAGTTCGTCATCCCGGAAGTGGACACGATGGCGCTGGGCACCCGGGAGTATGACGTGCAGGCGCTGTTGCAGGCGGCGCTGGAGCGACGCTCGGACCTTCGGGCGCTGGAGCAGCAGATCGAGGCCGCCGAGTACGGCGTTCGCGTCGCCCGCTCCAGCTACTGGCCCACCATTTCGTTGCGGGCCAGCTATGGCTCCAGCTACACCGATCTGGCCCCGCTGAGCTTCCAGGACCAGTTCTTTGATCGCAACCGGCGTGGCTCGATCGGGCTGAGCCTCTCGTTCCCGATCTTCGATCGGTTCACGACGCGCCACAACGTGCAGCGGGCACGCATCGAGCTGGAAAACACCCGCCTGCAGCTTCTGCAGCTTCGCCAGGAGATCGCCACGCAGGTGCGCCAGGCGTATCTGGACTACGAGACGGCCCGTCAGCAGTACCGGGCGGCCCAGGCACAGCTGCAGGCCGCCCGCCAGGCGCTGGAGGCTGCCCAGGAGCGGTACAACGTGGGCTCGGCCACGCTCGTCGAACTCACGCAGGCACGCGCCACCTACGTGCGGGCCGAGTCGGACCTGGTGCGGGCCCGCTACACGCTGGTGTTTCGCCAGAAACTCATCGACTACTACGTGGGCACGCTGGTGCCCGAACTGGACGTGTTACGGTAA
- a CDS encoding efflux RND transporter periplasmic adaptor subunit has product MALSKATRRLLIILAVMLGLLVVIGVGGRALGLFKQEAGIEVEVAKAERRDITQVVTASGRVQPEVEVTISPDVSGEIVELPVREGDRVEKGQLLARIRPDFYEAQVQQAEAGVAQARATLKQREADLLRAEGEFKRQKALYEKQAISASDFEAARTQYEVAKAALEAARYAVESAEAQLREAREQLAKTIIYAPMSGIVSKLDVELGERVVGTSQMAGTEMMRIARLDQMEMEVEVNENDVVNVSIGDTATIHIDAYPERTFRGVVTEIANSARITSQGTQEQVTNFPVKVRILGTVALPEATPSPVARAEEVPASAELLPPLRPGMSGTVDIYTKTVFDAVAVPIQAVTVRDFNRVRPEGETAPADTASNPLALKEDLRKVVFLVENGKAKMVEVQTGISDDTYIEITAGLQGGETVIIGPYRAVSQTLRPGMAVRIQQPGRGRRIMATVQ; this is encoded by the coding sequence ATGGCCCTTTCGAAAGCAACGCGGCGTCTGTTGATCATTCTGGCCGTCATGCTCGGCCTGCTGGTGGTGATCGGCGTGGGCGGCCGGGCCCTCGGCCTGTTCAAGCAGGAAGCCGGCATTGAGGTCGAAGTGGCAAAGGCCGAACGGCGCGACATCACCCAGGTGGTTACGGCCTCCGGGCGAGTGCAGCCCGAGGTGGAGGTGACGATCAGTCCGGACGTCTCGGGCGAGATCGTCGAGCTGCCGGTGCGGGAAGGCGATCGCGTGGAAAAAGGCCAGTTGCTGGCTCGTATCCGGCCGGACTTCTACGAGGCGCAGGTGCAGCAGGCCGAGGCCGGTGTGGCGCAGGCGCGGGCCACGCTCAAGCAACGCGAGGCCGATCTGCTCCGGGCCGAGGGTGAATTCAAACGCCAGAAGGCCCTCTACGAAAAGCAGGCCATCTCGGCCAGCGACTTCGAGGCGGCGCGTACGCAGTACGAGGTGGCAAAAGCCGCGCTCGAGGCCGCGCGCTACGCCGTCGAGAGCGCGGAGGCACAGCTTCGCGAAGCCCGCGAGCAACTGGCCAAAACCATCATCTACGCGCCCATGAGCGGGATCGTGAGCAAGCTGGACGTGGAGCTGGGCGAGCGCGTGGTCGGCACCAGCCAGATGGCCGGTACCGAGATGATGCGCATCGCGCGGCTGGATCAGATGGAAATGGAAGTGGAGGTCAACGAAAACGACGTGGTGAACGTCTCGATCGGCGACACGGCCACGATCCACATCGACGCCTATCCGGAGCGCACCTTCCGCGGGGTGGTGACCGAAATCGCCAACTCGGCGCGGATTACGAGTCAGGGTACGCAGGAGCAGGTCACCAACTTCCCGGTGAAGGTGCGCATTCTGGGTACGGTCGCGCTGCCCGAGGCGACGCCGTCGCCCGTTGCCCGGGCCGAAGAGGTACCGGCCAGTGCCGAGCTGCTTCCGCCGTTGCGTCCCGGCATGAGCGGCACGGTGGACATCTACACGAAGACCGTCTTCGACGCGGTGGCCGTGCCTATTCAGGCCGTGACCGTGCGCGACTTCAACCGCGTGCGGCCTGAAGGCGAAACGGCTCCTGCCGATACCGCCAGCAACCCGCTGGCGCTCAAAGAAGACCTCCGCAAGGTGGTCTTCCTCGTGGAGAACGGCAAGGCGAAAATGGTAGAGGTGCAGACCGGTATCTCCGACGACACCTATATCGAAATTACGGCCGGGCTTCAGGGAGGCGAGACGGTAATCATCGGCCCCTATCGGGCCGTAAGCCAGACGTTGCGGCCCGGCATGGCCGTGCGCATCCAGCAGCCGGGCCGTGGCCGGCGCATCATGGCAACGGTACAATAA
- a CDS encoding ABC transporter ATP-binding protein encodes MTATTDNRRPLIQLRDVTKIYRMGTQQVRALDGVSLDVYPNEYVAIMGPSGSGKSTLMNIIGCLDTPTSGTYYLNGRDVSRLSDDELARIRNKEVGFVFQTFNLLPRVNCLQNVELPLIYAGVRKSQRRALAEAALRSVGLGDRMHHKPNELSGGQRQRVAIARALVNSPSIILADEPTGNLDSKTGEEIMRLFELLYRQGHTLLVVTHEHDIAHHARRIIHLRDGRIERDEPVAQPLLADLDLSTTV; translated from the coding sequence ATGACGGCAACGACCGACAACCGGCGCCCGCTCATTCAGCTCCGCGACGTGACCAAGATCTACAGGATGGGCACCCAGCAGGTGCGGGCGCTCGATGGCGTCTCGCTGGACGTGTACCCGAACGAGTACGTGGCCATCATGGGCCCCTCGGGTTCGGGAAAGTCCACGCTCATGAATATCATTGGCTGTCTCGACACGCCCACCAGCGGTACCTATTACCTGAACGGCCGCGACGTGAGCCGGCTTTCGGACGACGAGCTGGCCCGCATTCGCAACAAAGAAGTGGGGTTCGTCTTTCAAACGTTCAACCTGCTACCCCGGGTAAACTGCCTGCAGAACGTCGAATTGCCCCTGATCTACGCGGGTGTGCGCAAAAGTCAGCGGCGTGCGCTGGCCGAGGCGGCGTTGCGCAGCGTGGGGCTGGGCGACCGGATGCATCACAAGCCCAACGAACTCTCCGGCGGGCAGCGCCAGCGCGTGGCCATCGCCCGGGCGCTGGTCAACAGTCCGTCGATCATCCTGGCCGACGAGCCCACCGGCAACCTCGACTCGAAGACCGGCGAGGAGATCATGCGGCTGTTCGAGCTGCTGTACCGTCAGGGGCACACGCTGCTGGTGGTCACGCACGAGCACGACATCGCCCACCACGCCCGCCGGATCATTCACCTTCGAGACGGGCGGATTGAGCGCGACGAGCCGGTGGCGCAGCCACTGCTGGCAGACCTGGATCTGAGTACGACGGTCTGA
- a CDS encoding RluA family pseudouridine synthase: MELPILYEDDDLLAVHKPEGLAAIPERDPSRPSARRLLEAARGERLWVVHRLDKEASGVLLFARNAEAHRYMNTLFEQRQVRKVYRALVHGRLEPGQGQIRAPIRMYGSGRMGVDPERGKPSETRYRVLEYLDEAYSLIEALPLTGRRHQIRVHCYHIGHPIVGDPRYGDRSVQQRYPRLMLHALSIRFRHPNGQELEIVAPVPESFQQVLDALRTELAASTTDHSATTSSPSST; the protein is encoded by the coding sequence ATGGAACTCCCGATTCTCTACGAAGACGACGACCTGCTGGCCGTGCACAAGCCCGAGGGGCTGGCGGCCATCCCCGAGCGCGATCCGTCGCGGCCCTCGGCGCGGCGCCTGCTCGAAGCGGCACGCGGCGAGCGCCTCTGGGTGGTCCACCGGCTGGACAAAGAAGCCTCGGGCGTGCTGCTGTTCGCCCGCAACGCCGAAGCACATCGATACATGAACACGCTCTTCGAGCAACGACAGGTGCGCAAGGTGTACCGGGCCCTGGTGCACGGCCGGCTCGAGCCCGGACAGGGACAGATCCGGGCGCCGATCCGCATGTACGGCTCCGGACGCATGGGCGTCGATCCGGAGCGCGGTAAGCCCAGCGAGACGCGTTACCGGGTGCTGGAGTACCTGGACGAAGCCTATTCGCTGATCGAGGCGTTGCCGCTGACCGGCCGCCGCCACCAGATCCGCGTGCACTGCTACCACATCGGACATCCCATCGTGGGCGATCCCCGCTACGGCGACCGCTCGGTGCAGCAGCGCTATCCGCGCCTGATGCTCCATGCCCTCAGCATTCGCTTCCGACATCCGAACGGGCAGGAGCTGGAAATCGTGGCACCGGTGCCCGAAAGCTTTCAGCAGGTACTCGACGCGCTTCGCACCGAGCTGGCAGCGTCCACAACCGACCATTCGGCCACCACTTCGTCGCCGTCCAGCACGTAG
- a CDS encoding alanine racemase, with the protein MQTIEALPTPAALIDRQRLLGNLREMQQRATQEGVALRPHAKTHKTPELARLQQELGATGITVATVDEAEAFVAAGLTDVRVAYPTVGTDRYERLHALMAQARISFCLDTPEAIRAASDFFAARGRQAEVLLEVDTGFGRTGVRWDDARRLVDCARLIQESPGLRLIGLLTHAGQAYHGPGPDESPADALRRVAAEERDRLLAAAVTLQQAGLARPERFELSVGSTPTAHYFTNRTEQGFRITEIRPGNYVFHDVMQVALGSCTRDACALTVLARVVSRKPDGRGGWWVFLDAGKKALATDQGYGTRGYGLPLYHPASRTPLPHAVIERLSEEHGWMHVRGGTTLQIGDRVQIVPNHACLIAPLLRRFYVLDGDEVVAEWSVVDAASSVRSASSTC; encoded by the coding sequence ATGCAGACGATTGAAGCCCTGCCCACGCCGGCCGCGCTGATCGACCGACAGCGCCTGCTGGGCAACCTTCGGGAAATGCAGCAACGCGCCACGCAGGAAGGCGTCGCGCTACGTCCGCACGCCAAAACGCACAAGACGCCAGAGCTGGCCCGCCTGCAGCAGGAGCTGGGCGCCACGGGCATTACGGTGGCCACGGTCGATGAGGCGGAGGCGTTCGTGGCGGCCGGCCTTACGGACGTGCGCGTGGCCTATCCCACCGTGGGCACCGATCGCTACGAGCGGCTGCATGCGCTCATGGCACAGGCGCGGATCTCGTTCTGCCTCGACACGCCCGAAGCGATCCGTGCGGCTTCGGACTTTTTCGCCGCGCGCGGCCGCCAGGCCGAGGTGCTGCTGGAGGTCGATACCGGCTTCGGCCGCACGGGCGTGCGCTGGGACGATGCCCGGCGGCTGGTGGACTGCGCCCGATTGATTCAGGAAAGCCCGGGGCTGCGGCTGATCGGCCTGCTCACCCATGCGGGTCAGGCCTATCACGGCCCCGGGCCTGATGAATCGCCGGCCGATGCCCTCCGACGCGTGGCCGCCGAGGAGCGCGATCGTCTGCTGGCGGCGGCCGTCACACTGCAACAGGCCGGGCTGGCCCGCCCCGAGCGCTTCGAACTCAGCGTCGGCTCCACCCCCACGGCGCATTACTTCACGAACCGCACGGAACAGGGCTTTCGCATTACCGAAATCCGTCCCGGCAACTACGTTTTCCACGACGTGATGCAGGTGGCGCTGGGAAGCTGCACGCGCGACGCCTGCGCGCTGACCGTGCTGGCCCGGGTGGTCAGCCGTAAACCGGACGGTCGGGGTGGCTGGTGGGTCTTTCTGGATGCCGGCAAAAAAGCACTGGCAACGGACCAGGGCTACGGAACGCGGGGCTACGGCCTGCCGCTCTACCATCCAGCCAGCCGCACGCCGCTACCCCATGCGGTCATCGAACGCCTTTCGGAAGAGCACGGCTGGATGCACGTGCGCGGTGGCACGACGCTCCAGATCGGTGACCGCGTGCAGATCGTGCCCAACCATGCCTGTCTGATTGCTCCGCTGCTGCGCCGCTTCTACGTGCTGGACGGCGACGAAGTGGTGGCCGAATGGTCGGTTGTGGACGCTGCCAGCTCGGTGCGAAGCGCGTCGAGTACCTGCTGA